In Bacteroidales bacterium, one genomic interval encodes:
- a CDS encoding potassium channel protein, whose amino-acid sequence MNNMEVHGKRSALIALSLLFSGVVFGILGYMLIEDYTFSEAVYMTIITMGTVGFREVHPLSTTGMWFTVILIVLSLGIYAFAVSVISKYFIENIVSNIKFSTKVEKKISKLKNHVIVVGYGRNGSQAVEELLSHDIPVVVIDNRPKVIQYVLENEKILYVQGDATEDKVLSNAGVERARALITAMASDSDNLFVVITAREMNPNLTIISRASALTNDKKLKLAGATNVIMPDKVGGQKMAKLVVQPDIHEFIENIMLQRSGDVTLYEVTLVKNEKYKETWTIEGLKIREKTGANVIGLKKSNKQYILNPLPDIQLDSGDKLFVLGSREQLWHLKDLMSGNIIE is encoded by the coding sequence TTGAATAACATGGAGGTACATGGCAAACGATCTGCTTTAATCGCATTATCACTCCTTTTTAGCGGGGTTGTTTTTGGGATTTTAGGCTATATGTTAATAGAGGACTATACTTTTTCAGAAGCAGTTTATATGACCATCATAACTATGGGAACTGTGGGATTTAGAGAGGTTCATCCTTTATCTACGACAGGTATGTGGTTTACGGTAATTCTAATAGTTCTAAGTTTAGGGATTTACGCTTTTGCCGTTTCTGTGATTTCAAAGTATTTTATCGAGAATATTGTAAGTAATATTAAATTCAGCACAAAAGTGGAAAAAAAGATAAGCAAACTAAAAAATCATGTTATCGTTGTTGGCTACGGTCGAAATGGTTCTCAAGCTGTGGAAGAATTGTTGTCACACGATATACCCGTTGTTGTAATCGATAATAGGCCTAAAGTAATACAATATGTTTTGGAGAATGAAAAAATACTGTATGTACAAGGCGATGCAACCGAGGATAAGGTTCTTAGCAATGCTGGGGTTGAGAGGGCGCGAGCACTTATAACTGCAATGGCTAGCGATTCAGATAATCTATTCGTTGTTATAACAGCGAGGGAGATGAATCCTAATCTCACAATTATTAGCAGGGCATCAGCGTTAACCAACGATAAAAAATTGAAATTAGCTGGTGCAACCAATGTTATAATGCCCGATAAAGTTGGAGGACAGAAAATGGCTAAACTTGTTGTTCAGCCTGATATTCATGAGTTTATTGAAAATATTATGCTTCAGCGTTCAGGGGATGTTACTCTTTACGAAGTTACATTAGTTAAAAATGAAAAATATAAAGAAACATGGACTATTGAAGGGCTTAAGATTCGTGAAAAAACAGGAGCCAACGTAATAGGCTTAAAAAAGTCGAATAAACAGTATATCTTGAACCCTCTACCCGATATTCAACTTGATTCGGGTGATAAACTTTTTGTTCTTGGTTCTCGCGAACAGCTTTGGCATCTGAAGGATTTAATGAGTGGTAATATTATAGAGTGA